The segment AACCCCGATCCTTCGGGAAACATCCTGTCGAGGCAAGGAACATGACCGGGCCGTTTGACAGATCAATATAGATGGCACCAATATTCAGCTATTCGACCAGGGGAACGGAGGAGTTGTGGAGGACGGAACCTTTGACGGCATCATCATCGGTGGCGGCTACAACGGACTGACCCTGGGCGGATACATGGCGCGCCAGGGCCTCCGCACACTCGTTCTCGAGCGGAGGCTGGCGTACGGCGGTGCGACCATCACCGAGGAGGTCACCAAGCCCGGCTTCTACCACAACC is part of the bacterium genome and harbors:
- a CDS encoding NAD(P)-binding protein, whose protein sequence is MEDGTFDGIIIGGGYNGLTLGGYMARQGLRTLVLERRLAYGGATITEEVTKPGFYHN